A single region of the Bacteroidota bacterium genome encodes:
- a CDS encoding T9SS type A sorting domain-containing protein, whose protein sequence is MLKFYSCLLVVLFSLRIVSGQTTTFTAFSPLATEVLQLEKVNTAPANFAPFSISTFMSSAHDNIIDERTYLNVDVEQLHQIISNQFGFLEMDVPFEGAIITVQLFPSNLFTADFQVVTSSGEQIDYSAGAQYRGIIKGDYSSLVAFSFFDNHISGIISTKTAGNIVLSNLKNSSTHVIYRDKNLKIANPLNCATPDADAPISMPEGPAAAAAIDPCVRVYIEADFEMYEDEGGAVQAADQIVGFFNVSSTIYFNEGITDIISEIYVWTSADPYPTTSSGDALEYFKDYRVLFNGDLAHLVTYDDENLGGVAYVPALCSDYTYAYSNIYNFYSDFPTYSWTVDVFTHEMGHNLGSPHTHSCSWPGGAIDNCYTPEGGCDPGPEPTDGGTIMSYCHLTGYGKNFALGFGPLPGALIFDEVNDAGCLGACDLPPVNDWPCAATTLPVNEDCIFITGTNVGAINSVIAPVGCDGPSEGDIWFSVTIPAEGYVIIDTDNGPVVNNMGMKVYSGICTALGGYPDGCVSDGSTYAPLMPGITITGTPGTTYLLRLWEVGNDDFGSFSICAYTDCAASSAADAIIATDDLICAGESTTLSVSGGALGTGGVWNWYSGSCGGTLVGTGESITVNPAATTTYYLNAVGECNTTTCVSKTIGISPAPAVPVITNSNCNLSVSFIAGATYTWFLDGVEIAGVSDNTISVTEDGNYSVTIETAEGCTATSASTSVDCQDIAIQNINTPEIFIYPNPGNGNFTIQLDGISGEINVVITDITGQLIATQTKKLSAANNTIAVELNVAAGIYFVKAGKPGAFATEVLIIE, encoded by the coding sequence ATGTTAAAGTTTTACTCCTGCTTATTAGTTGTTTTATTTTCCTTGCGTATTGTTTCAGGGCAAACAACAACGTTTACTGCTTTCAGTCCGTTGGCAACAGAGGTGTTGCAACTGGAAAAGGTAAACACTGCCCCGGCGAATTTTGCACCATTTAGCATTTCCACATTCATGAGTAGTGCGCATGATAATATTATTGATGAACGCACATATTTAAATGTTGATGTGGAACAATTACATCAAATTATTTCAAACCAATTTGGATTTTTAGAAATGGATGTACCATTTGAAGGCGCAATAATAACTGTTCAATTATTTCCTTCAAATTTATTTACTGCTGATTTTCAGGTGGTAACCTCTTCAGGTGAACAGATTGATTATTCAGCAGGCGCACAATATCGTGGAATTATTAAAGGTGATTATTCTTCACTTGTTGCATTTAGTTTTTTTGATAATCATATCAGTGGAATTATTTCAACAAAAACAGCGGGTAATATTGTTCTTTCAAACTTAAAAAATTCTTCAACACATGTAATTTATCGCGATAAAAATTTAAAAATTGCAAATCCGTTAAATTGCGCAACGCCTGATGCAGATGCACCTATTAGTATGCCGGAAGGCCCTGCTGCAGCGGCTGCTATCGATCCTTGTGTTCGTGTTTATATTGAAGCGGATTTTGAAATGTATGAAGATGAAGGTGGTGCAGTGCAAGCTGCAGATCAGATTGTTGGATTTTTTAATGTTTCCTCAACCATTTATTTTAATGAAGGCATAACAGATATTATTTCGGAAATATATGTATGGACAAGTGCTGATCCATATCCAACAACTTCATCAGGAGATGCACTGGAATATTTTAAAGATTATCGTGTACTATTTAATGGCGATTTAGCACATTTGGTAACTTACGATGATGAAAATTTAGGTGGTGTTGCATATGTTCCGGCTTTGTGTTCAGATTATACTTACGCTTACAGTAATATTTATAATTTTTATTCAGATTTTCCAACTTACTCATGGACCGTTGATGTATTTACACATGAAATGGGACATAATTTAGGTTCACCGCATACACATAGTTGTTCGTGGCCGGGTGGTGCTATTGATAATTGTTACACACCGGAAGGTGGTTGTGATCCGGGTCCTGAACCAACTGATGGCGGAACAATAATGAGTTATTGTCATTTAACCGGTTACGGTAAAAATTTTGCATTAGGTTTTGGACCTTTGCCGGGTGCTTTAATATTTGATGAAGTAAATGATGCAGGTTGTTTAGGCGCGTGCGATTTACCTCCTGTAAACGACTGGCCATGTGCCGCTACAACTTTACCGGTAAATGAAGATTGTATTTTTATTACAGGAACAAATGTTGGTGCTATTAATTCAGTAATTGCACCTGTTGGATGCGATGGACCAAGTGAAGGTGATATTTGGTTTAGTGTGACAATTCCTGCGGAAGGATATGTTATTATTGATACTGATAATGGACCTGTTGTAAATAATATGGGTATGAAAGTTTATTCAGGTATTTGCACTGCATTGGGTGGTTATCCTGATGGTTGTGTAAGTGATGGAAGTACTTATGCGCCTTTGATGCCAGGAATTACAATTACAGGTACTCCAGGCACAACTTATTTATTACGTTTATGGGAAGTGGGTAATGATGATTTTGGTTCATTTTCAATTTGTGCTTATACCGATTGCGCTGCTTCTTCTGCTGCAGATGCAATTATTGCAACTGATGATTTAATTTGTGCAGGTGAATCAACAACATTAAGTGTGAGTGGTGGAGCCTTAGGAACAGGTGGTGTTTGGAATTGGTATAGTGGAAGTTGTGGTGGAACTTTAGTTGGAACAGGTGAATCAATTACGGTTAATCCTGCTGCGACAACAACCTATTATTTAAATGCTGTTGGCGAATGTAATACCACAACTTGTGTTTCCAAAACAATTGGTATTAGTCCTGCTCCTGCAGTGCCTGTTATAACAAATTCGAATTGTAATTTAAGTGTATCATTTATAGCCGGTGCAACTTATACCTGGTTTCTGGATGGTGTTGAAATTGCAGGCGTAAGTGATAATACCATTTCAGTTACCGAAGATGGAAATTATTCGGTAACTATTGAAACAGCGGAAGGCTGCACAGCAACTTCAGCAAGCACTTCGGTAGATTGTCAGGACATCGCCATTCAAAATATTAATACACCGGAAATATTCATTTATCCTAATCCGGGAAATGGCAATTTCACCATTCAGTTAGATGGAATAAGTGGAGAAATTAATGTTGTAATTACTGATATTACCGGACAATTAATAGCCACACAAACTAAAAAACTTTCTGCTGCAAATAATACCATTGCAGTTGAACTTAATGTTGCTGCCGGAATTTATTTTGTAAAAGCAGGCAAACCGGGTGCCTTTGCAACGGAGGTTTTAATAATTGAATAA